One window of the Klebsiella oxytoca genome contains the following:
- a CDS encoding cobalt-precorrin-7 (C(5))-methyltransferase, translating into MLTVVGMGPSGLHLMTPAAQEAVASADALVGGKRHLQQFPGFRGEQFALGANIAELLEWIGEREAQRVVVLASGDPLFYGIGTRLVAHFGINRVRIIPGISAVQYLCAKAGIDMNDIWLTSSHGREVCFDELARQRKVAMVTDGRCGPREIAAQLTARGKGYRWMVIGENLAMHNERIHWLPVSAVDGEYEMNAVVILDER; encoded by the coding sequence ATGTTAACGGTAGTCGGCATGGGGCCGTCAGGCCTGCATTTGATGACGCCGGCGGCGCAGGAAGCGGTCGCCAGTGCGGATGCGCTGGTGGGCGGCAAGCGGCATTTGCAGCAGTTCCCCGGGTTTCGCGGCGAGCAGTTTGCGCTGGGCGCCAATATTGCCGAGCTGCTGGAGTGGATCGGCGAACGTGAAGCGCAAAGGGTGGTGGTGCTGGCCTCCGGCGACCCGCTGTTTTACGGCATCGGTACGCGGCTGGTTGCCCACTTTGGCATCAATCGCGTGCGCATTATCCCCGGCATCAGCGCGGTGCAGTATCTGTGCGCAAAGGCTGGCATCGATATGAACGATATCTGGCTGACCAGCAGCCACGGGCGGGAGGTCTGTTTTGATGAGCTGGCGCGTCAGCGCAAGGTGGCGATGGTGACCGACGGGCGCTGCGGGCCGCGGGAAATCGCTGCCCAGCTGACGGCGCGGGGTAAAGGATATCGCTGGATGGTGATTGGCGAAAATCTGGCGATGCACAACGAGCGGATCCATTGGCTACCGGTCAGTGCGGTCGACGGCGAATATGAGATGAATGCGGTGGTGATCCTCGATGAAAGATGA